TAGAGTTTAGTTTGATAGATGAAGAAGGCCACACGCTCGCCATTAGTGGCAAAATAAACGATGACGGCCATCTCGATCCAATGGCACATGTTTTTAAAGTTCTAATTCTCGATAAACACGGCACCCCCATTCACAAACGAAATGCCCAGGATATTCACGTTACCGTGTTTGCCAATGTAATCGGCCCCGGCACCGCTGACATCGCACATTATGAATTTAGTGTTCCAAAAGAACTGTCCGGAAAAACACTGACCCTGCGTGCTCGCTTGTTGTGGCGCAAGTTTGACCGAAAATATACAGAATTCGCCTTTCATGCCAACCGCGAAGGCTTTAAGCAATTTGATAAAGTTCCCGATTTGCCAATTACCGAAATTGCCTCGGATGAAGTGAGCTTACAGGTTGATAATAAAAGATCGCCAAAGCTTGCTAACGGAACTACAAAAAATCCATCCGAGTGGCTTCGTTACAACGATTACGGCATCGGACTCTTGCTTGAAGGAGATACTCGTGGTGCTGCACTCGCCTTTAAGCAAGTTTTGAAATTGCGACCAGATTTAGTAGAAGGAGCACTTAATCTGGCCAAAACAGCGGTGCGAGACGGCAGCATTGACAAAGCCTATCATTACTTAAAACAATGCGAGGAAATAAAATCCGGGGATGCCCGCGTAGCCTGGGTTTGGGGAGTTGCCCTCCAGGAGGATGGTCAGTACGAAAAGGCAGCTTTGGCTTATAGGCGAGTCCTGGAGCAATTTCCGGAAGATCGAGCCACCTGGCGTAATTTGGGCAGAACTTATTATTTAAATCAACAATACGACAAAGCTCTTGAGGCGCTTGCGGAGCTTCTGAAAATCGATCCCGAGGATAGA
This sequence is a window from candidate division KSB1 bacterium. Protein-coding genes within it:
- a CDS encoding tetratricopeptide repeat protein → MPLEPTTLGDVAAKDGYVKSHRFLAVNTALPFLRNDQETIKRIEDFLQDEKLSVDIFALKTEKMNEPIMAINHAKPILTAGEKITVDVVIRNKGVGHTFPGGTNDSNEGWLEFSLIDEEGHTLAISGKINDDGHLDPMAHVFKVLILDKHGTPIHKRNAQDIHVTVFANVIGPGTADIAHYEFSVPKELSGKTLTLRARLLWRKFDRKYTEFAFHANREGFKQFDKVPDLPITEIASDEVSLQVDNKRSPKLANGTTKNPSEWLRYNDYGIGLLLEGDTRGAALAFKQVLKLRPDLVEGALNLAKTAVRDGSIDKAYHYLKQCEEIKSGDARVAWVWGVALQEDGQYEKAALAYRRVLEQFPEDRATWRNLGRTYYLNQQYDKALEALAELLKIDPEDRVGHYHRMLCLRALGREKEAEVAKAAYEYYQIDESAQEITRVFKLNNPGANLMAQKIRTHQLTIEN